From Scylla paramamosain isolate STU-SP2022 chromosome 18, ASM3559412v1, whole genome shotgun sequence, one genomic window encodes:
- the LOC135108964 gene encoding glutamic acid-rich protein-like: MKTKHNERNEAVEEEQEKNSNLNHLNDQLKAQCTTVSQNEGKQTGKVPGNHSTEEKFITCEKQTQKNAKRTRRHRRKKNKKKTQNNEEKETNMMEEEEAKTTLPERALEQERDEENICEEEKVTMMEEQEMETGNEQMLEEKDEENHDVVEEVKVSDGHSSVKEQTGTEEKSVTHEEQTHKAKRTRRRRRKKNKKFQNNVNHCNNQSTCTIKESSRAEVPPLPEEVPTTVNVTLPTITGKESVTGVERKGAEHHRDEEESVTLVEDEEAVPVVPELMLEQQQEEAWAVEEHEVLSTEPKEAGNQTTLTADHSDEEEESNIMEEKEARTILLHWTREQKSEEEQHTGEEEKVTMMEKEEGMEIEDEQQLGQKDVENQDIDEEGKVTIVEASNAACTILEQSRENESLEAQHNLQEQTVEAKNNNNDSCFPAGDTLKGEPAAEEQHKSAVTEVEEHIEEDVNRSQVAAIYHHLIHQPHHHAAPITQPAMTYPPPPWQYPPPSYNGSLQALRQEVLDFHRWAGGTEAESRRRMRSVEDVRSAVGALWPAAQVQVTGSLANGLYLPDSDVDLTLVGQWSPSPPPLLVLREALLQQGVALPASLKVLEKATVPLFKFVHQQTGVEVDVSLGGEAAVCAPRCWWQTSKSSLTH, encoded by the coding sequence ATGAAAACGAAACACAATGAACGGAACGAGGCTgttgaggaggaacaggagaagaacAGCAACCTGAATCACTTGAACGATCAACTGAAAGCACAATGCACCACTGTCTCTCAGAATGaaggtaaacagacaggcaaggtGCCGGGAAACCACTCCACGGAAGAGAAATTCATAACATGCGAAAAACAAACTCAGAAGAATGCAAAAAGAACTCGGCGCCatcgaaggaagaaaaacaagaaaaagactcaaaataatgaagaaaaagaaacgaatatgatggaggaggaagaggcaaagacGACCCTCCCAGAGCGGGCGCTGGAACAGGAGCGTGACGAGGAAAACATttgcgaggaagagaaagtgacgatgatggaagaacaagagaTGGAAACAGGGAATGAACAGATgctggaggagaaagacgaagaaaatcaTGATGTTGTCGAGGAAGTGAAAGTGTCTGACGGTCATTCATCAGTTAAGGAACAGACGGGCACGGAAGAGAAGTCCGTGACACACGAAGAACAAACTCACAAAGCAAAAAGAACTCGTCGCCGTcgtaggaagaaaaacaaaaagtttcaaaataatgttaatcACTGCAATAACCAAAGTACTTGCACGATTAAAGAGTCCTCCCGTGCAGAGGTGCCTCCACTCCCTGAAGAGGTACCAACCACCGTCAATGTGACATTGCCAACTATCACTGGAAAAGAATCAGTCACTGGTGTGGAACGAAAGGGTGCAGAACACCacagggatgaagaagagagcgTGACGTtagtggaggacgaggaggcagTGCCAGTAGTGCCGGAACTGATGCTGGAACAACAGCAAGAGGAGGCGTGGGCAGTGGAAGAGCATGAAGTGCTATCCACAGAGCCAAAGGAGGCAGGGAATCAGACGACTCTGACGGCTGACCACagcgatgaggaagaggaaagtaatataatggaagagaaagaggccagGACGATCCTCCTACATTGGACGCGGGAacagaaaagtgaggaggaacaGCACACtggcgaggaagagaaagtgacgatgatggaaaaagaggagggcatGGAAATAGAGGATGAACAGCAGCTAGGGCAGAAAGACGTAGAAAACCAAGACAttgatgaggaagggaaagtgacaataGTGGAAGCGTCTAACGCGGCGTGTACAATTCTGGAGCAGTCGCGGGAAAACGAAAGTCTGGAGGCTCAACACAATTTGCAGGAACAAACTGTAGaagcaaagaacaacaacaacgactctTGTTTCCCTGCTGGCGACACTCTCAAGGGGGAACCTGCTGCTGAGGAGCAACATAAATCAGCGGTTACTGAGGTGGAAGAACACATCGAGGAAGACGTGAACAGGTCCCAAGTCGCCGCCATATATCACCACCTGATacaccagccacaccaccacgctGCACCAATCACACAGCCTGCAATGACCTACCCGCCTCCGCCATGGCAGTATCCGCCGCCGTCTTACAACGGCTCCCTGCAGGCTCTTCGCCAAGAAGTCCTGGACTTCCATCGCTGGGCGGGAGGAACCGAGGCGGAGTCCCGGCGCAGGATGCGCTCGGTGGAAGACGTGAGGAGCGCGGTTGGTGCGCTGTGGCCCGCAGCACAAGTCCAGGTCACGGGCAGCCTGGCTAACGGCCTGTACTTGCCAGACAGCGACGTCGACCTCACGCTGGTGGGACAGTGGTcaccctcgccgccgcctctgTTGGTCCTGAGGGAAGCCCTCCTGCAGCAGGGCGTGGCACTGCCTGCCTCACTCAAGGTTCTTGAGAAGGCCACTGTCCCTCTGTTTAAATTTGTCCATCAGCAGACCGGAGTGGAGGTGGACGTGTCTCTCGGCGGCGAGGCGGCAGTGTGCGCGCCGCGGTGCTGGTGGCAGACTTCAAAAAGCAGTTTAACACATTGA